The genomic segment ATCGTGGTGTGCGCCTGGGCCTGACCAACCCTGAGATTTACAGTATGCAGATCCGAGCCATTCTGGAGGCTGCCGCCGAATGCGTGAAGGAAGGGGTGCCCGTGGAACCGGAGATCATGGTGCCCCAGGTGGCAGCAGTAGAGGAGTTGGCCCGAGTGAAAAAACAGGTGGAGAAAATCCATCGGGAGGTGGAGGCAGCTACCGGCGTTACTGTGGATTATCACTTCGGCACCATGATGGAGGTGGTGCGGGCCTGCCTGCGAGCCGAGGACATGGCGAGCTTGGCTGAGTTCTTTTCCTTCGGCACCAATGACCTGACCCAGGCCACTTTCTCCTTTTCCCGGGAAGATGCGGAAAACAAGTTCCTGCCTTTTTACGTGGAGCAGGGCCTACTGCCAGAGAACCCATTCGAAGCCCTCGACATCAAGGGCGTCGGTCGTCTGATGACCATGGCGGTGGAGTGGGGCAGGGCTGCCCGACCGGAACTCCAGGTGGGAATTTGCGGGGAACACGGCGGGCATCCTGAATCCATCGCCCTGTGCCATCGCATCGGTCTGGACTATGTCTCCTGTTCCACCCCTCGTGTACCCATCGCCCGTCTGGCCGCAGCTCAGATCCGGTTGAATGAAATCGCCACCGGCAGTCCTCGCAGCGATGCTTGAGTCTGTGGTGCGGAGCATCCCTATAACGGAGTCTTGACGATCTCGGTGATGGCCAAGGTGGCAATGTCGTTGAGTTTATCGGCCCGCGTTCCATCCTGCTCCAGCAGAGAGGACACCATGCAGAAGCTGGCGGGCACGAACATGTCCCGGCCATCGGGTGACCGGCGCCGTACTCCGTAGCGGATTTTCTGGCGATCGTCGCCTGAGAGCTTGCCGATCAGGCTCTTGGTGGCCCAGATGGCTCCGTGGCGAGCCAGATCGGAAATTCGTGCCGCCTGGTTGATGGTGTCGCCGAGAACCACGAATTCGACGCTGGTGGATGTCTGGAAGGTACCCAGCCACTCCTGGCCCTCGGTGATGCCGATGTTCAGGTACAGCTCGTTTAGCCAGTTCTTGCGTAATTGCCAGGCCTTGCTGAGCTTCTGCATCTCATGGCTGATTTCTTGGGCGCAGGCGATGGAATTGGCCAGATAGTCGCTGTCGGGCTGGGGGAAGAAGTAATACACCAGTCCATCGCCCACGTGCTTGCCGCAACTGGCATGGTACTTACGAAAGATCGGTCCCATGGCGGTCCAGATCTCGTTAATGAGTTCGAAGTATTCCTCCGGGGGAAGTTCCGAGCATATCTTGACCGAGCTTTGCAGGTCGGCCACCAGTACCGCCAGGGGCGTCAGCACTGGCAGGCGGCGCTGGAGCAGGCCTCGGATCACCTCGTCGCGGCGGGCCAGCAAGTCCAGCAGGGAGTTGTGCTGTTCATGCAGCGAATGGTCCGGCACATAGGCGATGAAAATTCCCTCCCGGAAGAAGGAGGCATAGGCCTTGTAATGCTGGTACATGCCCATCGCATCGGCCAGGCTTATTGAGGTCTCGGCCACGGGCCTGACCGATATTTCGTTGACCTGTTTCAGGCGCTGCTGTAGCTGGTTGGACAGTTCAGCAGGAATGCCATGGCACAATTGTCCCAGTCCAGTGGGTGACAGCCGGCCCTTGGCCAGTCCCAGGTGGAAATCCAGCAGGTCCTGCCAGATGTCCCAGCAGTCCCGGGTGGACAGGAGGCGGAACAAGCCCCGTTCCTCGCTGGTGGCGGGCAGGGAGGACAGGCCGCCGAACAACTGGGTACGAGCATGCTCATTAAGCCAGGTCAGTTCGAAATTGGGGTTCAGCATGTAAGCCGGGTGGGGCAGGTCGTCCAGAGTGACCTTGATGCTTGATGAAGAGATGAGAGGATGTGCCTCGCCGATGCCTGCGCGGGATTCATTGAGGGTAATTCCGGACTTCAGTTGGGAGACGATATTGGCCATGCTGATCCCTTCCTGTTTCAGCTTCTGAATATGTCGCACACGCTCGACCGTGTTTTCGGGGAAAAACCCCAGTTGCCGCGGCCCCTTGGCCGCGCCAGGATTCATCACTACCGGCTTGGACACCAAACCCATGGCAATGTAGTTGTTCAGTGTCGCTCTTGAAATACCAGTTGAATCAAGTATTTCCTTGCTTGAAAGCATATTGCCCATCCTGTATTCCGGTTCGGGAGACGGGAGTCTACTTGAACTGTACAGTTAATACTTGATCTGTTCAGGCTATTTGTCAAGGACTATTTGGGCCATGTCATAATGTTCAGAGATTTTTGCGACAGTCATCCCGGGACTGGATTGGGAAGGCTTGAAACAGGACAAGGGGGTGTTGGCTGATGGAGCAGCAGTTCATGGAGGCCGCGTTGGTGCTGGCTCGGGAAGCGGGAGCCTTGGGCGAAGTGCCGGTGGGAGCGGTGGTGGTCAAGGATGGGCATATTGTCGGTCGGGGCAGCAACCAGCCCATCGGACGTCACGACCCCACCGCACACGCCGAGATCATGGCCCTCCGGGATGCGGCGCGGAACCTCGGCAACTACCGGCTTCCGGGCTGCGAACTGTATGTCACACTGGAACCCTGTGCCATGTGTGCTGGCGCCATCATGCATGCGCGGATTTCCCGGGTGGTCTTCGGCGCCCGGGATCCCAAGACGGGGGTGGCGGGCAGCGTGATCGATCTGTTTGGCGAAGCGCGGCTGAACCATCATGCGGGGATTCAGGGAGGGGTGATGGCTGAGGAATGTGCCGCCCTGTTGTCCGGTTTTTTTGCTGCTCGGCGTGGCAAGTCGCAGGTTGCATGATGAGAATCAGAATTAGCATTCTATCTCAATGCATTGAAATTTATGATGATAACGATTTTTTTTATCGTCGCTATTCCATCTCTACCGCGAAGAATGGGGCTGGAGAGCAGCGAGGGAGTTTCCGTACTCCCCGGGGCCGCCACCTGATCCGGGCCAAGATCGGCGCCGGACAGCCGGAAAACGCGGTATTCGTGGGGCGCCGTCCCACCGGAGAAATCTGGACGCCGGAACTGGCTGCAGCTCATCCCGGGCGGGACTGGATACTGACCCGGATCCTGTGGCTGTCAGGACGGGAGCCGGGCGTCAATCGCCTGGGCGATGTGGACACCATGCGCCGCTACATCTATCTCCATGGCAGCCCGGATACGGTGGAAATGGGCAGTCCAGGTTCCATCGGCTGTGTGCGGATGCGCAATCGGGACATCATTGAACTGTTCAATCTGGTGCCTCCCTACACCCCGGTGGATATCGTCGAATTCCGGGTGGACGGCGCACAGACGGAGACCGGCGCTCCGACGGCATCGGCCTATGGACCGGCGGGAGAGCCGCTGGGGAGCGGCCATTTGCGGGTCGATGGCTGTATCGACGGTCTTGCGGTGCTGGAGCCCTGGCGTGGCAAGGGGGTAGGAACCGCTCTGCTGGACCGTTTGCAGGAATCTGCCGCCGAGAGGAGCATGGGCCAGGTCTGGTTGGACGTGCCCCGCGCGCGGACGGAATTTTTCCAGCGGCTGGGGTTCCGGCAACAGGGAGAGGCCTTTCTGGACTCGGGAATTCCCTGTCTGCGCATGATTCGACAGCTGCCTTCAGTTTCCTAGTTCATCACTCCACCGCTGGCGGCGGGGTTCCCGGACTGCCGAAGGGGGGCCGGGCCAGCCATACCATCAGGATCAGGCCCAGGAAAATGCAGCCCGCCACCCAGAAGGTATCGTTGGCGGCCATGGTGAAGGCTTCGCGGCTGAGCAGTCGGTCCACCTGGAGCAGGCTTTGCTGGGCTGACAGTCCCAGGGATTCCATGGTTTCCAAGCCTTGGGCCGCATAGGGATTGGCCTGATGCACGGTTTCCGCCAGACGCTGATGGTGAAAACTGGCCCGGTGGTCCCAGAGCGTTACCGCCAGGGAAGTGCCGAAGCTTCCAGCCAGAACCCGGAGGAAATTCGCCAGCCCCATGGCATTGGGCATGTGGCTGGGGCTGATACGCGAGACAAGAATCACCATCATGGGGGTGAAGAAACCCACCATTCCCAGGCCCTGTATCAGTCGGGGCAGGGTGATGGAGGCCAGATCCACGTTGTTGGCAAAATAACTCTGCCACCAGAAGGTTATGGTGAAAATCAGGAAACCCAGGGTCACGACCAGCCGCAAATTTAACTTGTCCAGGTGCTTGCCCAGAACAGGGGTCAGCAACACGGGCAGTATGCCGATGGGTGCCGTGACGATTCCGGCCCAGGTGGACGTATAGCCCATGTTGGTCTGAAGCCAGAGAGGAAGCACCACGACGCCGCCGAGGAAGGTCATGTAACCCAGGCTGATCACCACCGCAGCGACCAGGAAGTTGCGTTCTCCCAAGAGGCTCAGATCCACCACGGGATGGTGGTCGGTCAGTTCCCAGACGACCAGGGCGCTGAGGGTGATGACGGCCACTATCGCCAGGATCATGATCAGATTGGAGCTGAACCAGTCCAGTTCATGCCCCTTGTCGAGCAGGATTTGCAGGCTGCCGACCCCCAGGATCAGCAGGGCCAGGCCGACGGTATCGATGGGCATCCGGGCGGTCTGGCTTTCCCGATGCCGGAGAATCGGCCAGCAGACGGCGATGCAGATCAGGCCCACGGGCAGGTTGATATAAAAGATCCAGGACCAGGACAGGTGTTCCGTGATCCATCCTCCCAGGAGAGGGCCGACGATGGGGGCCACGGCGATCACCATCATGGAAATCGCCATCGCCAGGCCCCGTTTCTGGGGCGGGTAACAGGACATCAGCAGGCTTTGAGCCAGAGGAAACATCGGTCCGGCAGCGGCCCCTTGCAGAATGCGGGCGAAGATCAGGAACTCCAGGGAATGGGCAAAGCCGCAGAGCCAGGAGGACAGGACGAAGCCCAGGGTGGCCAGGACGAACATGCGCACTTCGCCGAAGCGTCTGGCCAGCCAACCGGTCAGGGGCAGGGCGATGGCATTGGCGACGCCGAAGGATGTAATGACCCAGGTGCCCTGGGACGGGCTGACGCCCAGGTCGCCGGCTATGGTGGGGACGGAAACGTTGGCGATGGTGGCGTCCAGCACCTGCATGAAGGCGCCCAGGGACACGAAGATCGTGACCAGGATCAGGGGAATGCCGCTGAGGGGAGGACGTTCTTCCATCGGAGATGCTATGAGACAGTGCGGAAGGGAAGGATACGCGCCGGATATGAAAAAGGGCGGCTGAAGCCGCCCTTCGCTGTGCGCCGTCGATGGGGATTACTTGACCCGGTTGCGGTATTCGTCGGTGCGGGTGTCGATTTCGATCTTGTCGCCGATATCGACGAACAGGGGCACGGGCAATTCGAAGCCGGAGGCCAGCTTGGCGGGCTTCATGACCTTGCCGGAAGTGTCGCCCTTGACGGCCGGCTCGGTGTACGTGACCTCACGGACCACGGTGGTGGGCAGTTCCACGGAGATGGCCTTGCCGTCGTAGAACACCACTTCACAGGCCAGTCCGTCCTCCAGATACTTGAGGGCGTCGGTCATGTTGTCGCCTTCCACCTCGTACTGGTTGTAGTCAGCGTCCATGAAGACGTAGAGGGGATCGGCGAAGTAGGAATAGGTCACTTCCTTGCGATCCAGCTGGACCAGCTCGAATTTGTCGTCCGCCTTATACACCGTCTCCGAATTGGCGCCGGTGAGCAGGTTCTTGAACTTCATCTTGACGACCGCTGCATTGCGGCCGGACTTGTTGTATTCGGCCTTCTGGACAACGAGGGGGTCGCTGCCCACCATGATGACGTTGCCGGCGCGGAGTTCCTGAGCGGTTTTCATGACGTTAAGCCTTGGGCTGGAAACAAAAGCCCGAGATTTTACATTGATTTCATTACGAAAGACAGCAGATTACCCACTAGGTCGCCGTTATTTTGCAGTTGTCGTGCCCAGGTCTGTCCATGGACATGGAGGGTGGGCAGGGCAGCGCGAAAATCGGGCCAGGCCGCTCCTGCATCCTCGCCCTGCTCCCATGCCCACCAGAAGCGTTGCAGTGCCATTGCCCAGGCTTCAGTCTGGTGCCCAGCCAGATAGCGATCGAGAAAGGCTGCCAGCTTTACCTGATGATGCTTATCCGCCTGAGGGTAAATGTGCCAGACAAAAGGTTTCTCGGCCCATTGGGCGCGGACGAAGGAGTCCTCGCCGCGGACGAAATTCAGATCGCACAGCCAGAGTAACTTGTCATAGTCAGGCTGGGGCAGGAAGGGCACGACTTCCACCACCAGTTGTCCTTGTTTGAAACAGGCGCCGGGAGCCGCATCGCCGATGTCGAAAAAACGCCGGACTTGGGGCAGCAGGCGACTTTCCGGTACCAGTAAATGGATCGGGAGAGGATGGGCGGTCCAGGCGGCCAGGAGGGAGTCCAGGGCCGGGTTTTCATAGCCGAAGAGGGACACCACCAAGGCGTCCGCCACCGGGTCGGCCAGACCCAGACCTGCCCGGCAGGCAGCGGGGTCGAAAACCGCCCGCCGGGCCGTGTAGTCCTGTTCCCGTAGCAGGCCGCCAGTGCCGGAAACAAAGCCGGGGAAGAAAAAATGCTTGGTCAGGGGCAGGCGGGGGTGGGGCGAGGCGAGGCCATGGCAACCGGCCACCCAGTCCTCGGCCGACAGATATTCCAGGTTGATCCAGACGGGCGCCACCGGGCGACGGGCCATGGCTTCCAGATAGGCTGCCGGCAGTTCACAGGCGAAGGCCTCTATCACTACATCGGCTACGTCTTCGCAATGTCGTGGCGCATCGGTCCAGTGCACAATCGTGACCCCGTCCGCCATCTGCCGGTCCCTTGCCGGATCGATGCCGGGGCGGAGCCGGGGGAAGGGCGCCAGATCGTCCACCCACAGATGCACCGACAACCCATGTTCCATTGCCAGCTGGCGCGCCAGGCGCCAGCAGACGCCAATATCGCCAAAGTTGTCGATGACCCGGCAGAAAATGTCCCAGCGCTTTTTCATGGGCCGGTATCATAAGTCGGCCGAGCCGGAATCCTCCAGGAAGCTTCGATGAGTGGCGGTACCGATTGGCCGAAAAGGCGCAAAAAAGGCCCTCCCTCTCCCCCTTCGACGGGCTCAGGACAGGCCAAGCTCCCCCTCGCGGGGGAGGTGATTGATTTGCTCGCTGCGCTCGAGCTTTTTCCCTCTCGTTCCAATGGGGTGTTTCACGGTAACGCAATGAGTTCACTGCTGACCTGCACCGACTGTCCGCGCCTGGCCGATTTCCTGGTCCAGGTGAAATCCGGCAACCCCGGCTACCACTGCAAGCCCGTCGTACCCTTTGGCGATGATCGGGCGCGTCTGCTGATCGTCGGCCTCGCTCCCGGCATGCATGGCGCCAATCGCACGGGCCGGCCCTTCACCGGCGACTATGCCGGCATCCTGCTCTACGATACCTTGCATCGCTTCGGCTTCGGCTCGGCGCCGGTGTCGCTGGCGGCCGACGACGGCCTGATCCTGACGGATTGCCGCATCACCAATGCGGTGAAATGCCTGCCACCGGAAAACAAGCCCGAGCCTGCGGAAATACGGACCTGCAACACCTATCTGGCGGACGAACTGCGGGCTTCGCCCCAGGTGAAGGTGATCCTGGCCCTGGGCCTGGTGGCCCACAAGGCGGTGCTGATGGCCCTGGGCCTGAAGCAGAGCGCCCGAACTTTTGGCCATGGCGCCCGCCATGAGCTGCCCGATGGCCGGGTGCTGATCGACAGCTATCATTGCAGCCGCTACAACACCAACACCGGCCGCCTCACCGAGGCGAGCTTCCACGATGTGTTCCGCCTTGTCCGTGTCGAACTCGACGCCTGATCCAAAGCCCGAAGCGCCAAGCTTCGACGCCAAGACATTCCTGGCTGGCCTGACCGAGGCGCCAGGGGTCTATCGCATGCTGGACGGCCAGGGCCGGGTGCTCTACGTGGGCAAGGCCAAGAACCTGAAGAAGCGCGTCAGTTCCTACTTCCAGAAGACCGGTCATAGCCCCCGCATCGGCCTGATGCTGCAACAGGTGGCCCAGGTGGAAATCACCGCCACCCGTTCCGAAGCCGAGGCCTTGATCCTGGAAAACACCCTGATCAAGAAGTTGGCGCCAAAGTACAACATCCTGTTTCGGGACGACAAATCCTATCCCTACATCCGCCTGTCGGGGGATGAGTTTCCCCAACTGGCCTACCATCGGGGCGGCTTCGAGCGCCATTCCCGCTATTTCGGCCCTTTTCCCAACGGCTTGGCGGTACGGGAGGCCATTCAGTTGCTGCAAAAGACCTTTTTGTTGCGCACCTGCGAGAACGCCGTCTTCGCCCATCGCTCCCGTCCCTGCCTGATGCATCAGATCAAGCGGTGCAAGGCTCCCTGCGTAGGTCTGGTGTCGGCCGAGGAATATGGCCGCGACGTGCACATGGCCGAGATGTTCCTGCGGGGACGCCACGGTGAGGTGATCCAGGGCTTGACGGAGCGGATGCAAGTGGCCGCCGACCAACTCCAGTTCGAGACGGCGGCGGCCCTGCGGGACCAGGTCCGGGCCTTGCAGGCGGTGCTGCATCGGCAGTATGTCAGTTCTACTCGGGAGGAGGACGTGGATATCCTGGCCGTGGCGTCCCTGCGCGGCGAGTTGTGCATCAATCTGGCCATGGTGCGCGGGGGGCTGCACCTGGGGGATCGGGCTTTTTTCCCCCGGGATGCGGTGGGTGACGCGGATCCAGCCGAAGCCCTGGTGGCCTTCATCTCCCAGCACTACCTGGAGCATCCGCCACCGCCCCGGCTGGTGGTGGGTCTAGATGTGGCGGAGGAATGCGCCACCGTATTCGAAGGCAAGAAGGTGGCTGTGTTGTTGCCCAGGAATGAAATGGAGCGGGCCTGGCTGCTGATGGCAGAAAAGAATGCCGAACTGGCCGCCACCGCCCGGGGCCAGGCCAGCAGCCGTGCGGGAGAGCGGATGGAGGCCCTGAGGGCTGCCCTGGAACTGGCGGAGCCACCTCAACGCATCGAGTGTTTCGACATCAGCCACACCATGGGGGAGGGCACAGTGGCCTCCTGCGTGGTCTGCGTGGATGGCACCATGAAGAATGGGGAATACCGGCGCTTCAACATTACCGGCATCACGCCGGGAGATGACTATGCCGCCATGCGCCAGGCCCTGGAGCGACGTTACGGCAAGGTGGCGGCGGGGGAGGGAGTGGCGCCGGACCTGATCTTGATCGACGGTGGCAAAGGCCAGCACCGGATGGCCCGGGAGGTGTTGGAGGAGCTGGGCCTGGACCATCTACGTTCTATTGGCATCGCCAAAGGCGAGGAAAGGCGGCCAGGACTGGAAACCCTGTTCGTGTCCGGTCGTCCGGAGCCGCTACAATTGGCGCCTGACCACGCGGGCTTCCATCTGATCCAGGAAATCCGTGACGAGGCCCACCGCTTTGCCATTACCGGCCATCGGGCGCGACGGGCCAAGGCCCGGGGGCATTCGGCCCTGGAGGAAATGGCGGGCATCGGCCCGGCCCGACGCCGCAAATTGCTGGCCCACTTTGGGGGCCTCGATGGCGTCCGGTCGGCGACGGTGGAGGATATTTGCCGCGTGGAAGGGATCAGCCGAAAGCTGGCCGAGGAAATTTACCGCCAATTACACTGACCATGCCTCTGAATATTCCCAATCTGCTGACCTGGGCCCGCATCATCCTGATTCCCCTCTTCGTCGGCGTCTTCTATCTGCCGCCCCATTGGCTCTCGCCTCCAGAACAGAATGAGGTGGCCACGCTGATTTTTATCGCCGCCGCCGTGACCGACTGGTTCGATGGCTGGTTGGCCCGCAAGCTGGGGCAGACTTCCGCCTTTGGCGCCTTCCTGGATCCCGTCGCGGACAAGCTGATGGTGGCCGCAGCCTTGGTGTTGCTGGTGAAGCTGGGAAGGGCTGATGCGATCATCGCCTTCATCATCATCGCACGGGAAATCGCCATCTCAGCCTTGCGCGAATGGATGGCCAAGGTGGGGGCGGCCCGTAGCGTGGCCGTTTCCTTCATCGGCAAGCTGAAAACCGCGGCTCAGATGATCTCCATCCCCATGCTGCTCCACCATGGCCGACTGGGAGAACTGGATCTTCAGCGCTTGGGCAGTGTCCTGCTGGATGTGGCGGCCGTACTGACCCTATGGTCCATGGCCTACTATCTGTGGAAAGCTTGGCCGGAAATTGCCATCCACGGCAAATAATGCAAAGGGTGGCTTGCGCCACCCCCTTCAGGATGGATCGCGGGGAGGTTCCTTGCCCGGGGCGCCGCCAGCGCCAGGACCACCCTGACCGCCACCTTGACCCGGCAGCTTCTTTTTGGGCTTGAAAGGGCCCTTGGACTTCCTGGGCTTGTTCTGGGGATTACCGGGCCCGCCGCCATGAGGACCGGGACCACCGTAGCCACCACCACCGTGCCCACCCTGGCCCTGTCCACCACCCCTGTTCTGCCCAGGCATGTGTCGCGGTTTGGGTGATTGATGAATCGGCGGTGCGCCGATCCGGTTGCCCGGCGCCAATTGAATTTCCAGTTCCACGATCTCGTCCCACTGGGCATCGGTGCGATCATACTCGTGGATTGCCAGCAGTTCCTTGAGCCGGGAGCGGGGATCGCGGGGAGTTGGGTTGACAGGATCGT from the Denitratisoma oestradiolicum genome contains:
- the pgsA gene encoding CDP-diacylglycerol--glycerol-3-phosphate 3-phosphatidyltransferase; this encodes MPLNIPNLLTWARIILIPLFVGVFYLPPHWLSPPEQNEVATLIFIAAAVTDWFDGWLARKLGQTSAFGAFLDPVADKLMVAAALVLLVKLGRADAIIAFIIIAREIAISALREWMAKVGAARSVAVSFIGKLKTAAQMISIPMLLHHGRLGELDLQRLGSVLLDVAAVLTLWSMAYYLWKAWPEIAIHGK
- the earP gene encoding elongation factor P maturation arginine rhamnosyltransferase EarP, which translates into the protein MKKRWDIFCRVIDNFGDIGVCWRLARQLAMEHGLSVHLWVDDLAPFPRLRPGIDPARDRQMADGVTIVHWTDAPRHCEDVADVVIEAFACELPAAYLEAMARRPVAPVWINLEYLSAEDWVAGCHGLASPHPRLPLTKHFFFPGFVSGTGGLLREQDYTARRAVFDPAACRAGLGLADPVADALVVSLFGYENPALDSLLAAWTAHPLPIHLLVPESRLLPQVRRFFDIGDAAPGACFKQGQLVVEVVPFLPQPDYDKLLWLCDLNFVRGEDSFVRAQWAEKPFVWHIYPQADKHHQVKLAAFLDRYLAGHQTEAWAMALQRFWWAWEQGEDAGAAWPDFRAALPTLHVHGQTWARQLQNNGDLVGNLLSFVMKSM
- a CDS encoding adenylate/guanylate cyclase domain-containing protein, whose amino-acid sequence is MLSSKEILDSTGISRATLNNYIAMGLVSKPVVMNPGAAKGPRQLGFFPENTVERVRHIQKLKQEGISMANIVSQLKSGITLNESRAGIGEAHPLISSSSIKVTLDDLPHPAYMLNPNFELTWLNEHARTQLFGGLSSLPATSEERGLFRLLSTRDCWDIWQDLLDFHLGLAKGRLSPTGLGQLCHGIPAELSNQLQQRLKQVNEISVRPVAETSISLADAMGMYQHYKAYASFFREGIFIAYVPDHSLHEQHNSLLDLLARRDEVIRGLLQRRLPVLTPLAVLVADLQSSVKICSELPPEEYFELINEIWTAMGPIFRKYHASCGKHVGDGLVYYFFPQPDSDYLANSIACAQEISHEMQKLSKAWQLRKNWLNELYLNIGITEGQEWLGTFQTSTSVEFVVLGDTINQAARISDLARHGAIWATKSLIGKLSGDDRQKIRYGVRRRSPDGRDMFVPASFCMVSSLLEQDGTRADKLNDIATLAITEIVKTPL
- the tadA gene encoding tRNA adenosine(34) deaminase TadA is translated as MEQQFMEAALVLAREAGALGEVPVGAVVVKDGHIVGRGSNQPIGRHDPTAHAEIMALRDAARNLGNYRLPGCELYVTLEPCAMCAGAIMHARISRVVFGARDPKTGVAGSVIDLFGEARLNHHAGIQGGVMAEECAALLSGFFAARRGKSQVA
- a CDS encoding uracil-DNA glycosylase; translation: MSSLLTCTDCPRLADFLVQVKSGNPGYHCKPVVPFGDDRARLLIVGLAPGMHGANRTGRPFTGDYAGILLYDTLHRFGFGSAPVSLAADDGLILTDCRITNAVKCLPPENKPEPAEIRTCNTYLADELRASPQVKVILALGLVAHKAVLMALGLKQSARTFGHGARHELPDGRVLIDSYHCSRYNTNTGRLTEASFHDVFRLVRVELDA
- a CDS encoding DHA2 family efflux MFS transporter permease subunit, which encodes MEERPPLSGIPLILVTIFVSLGAFMQVLDATIANVSVPTIAGDLGVSPSQGTWVITSFGVANAIALPLTGWLARRFGEVRMFVLATLGFVLSSWLCGFAHSLEFLIFARILQGAAAGPMFPLAQSLLMSCYPPQKRGLAMAISMMVIAVAPIVGPLLGGWITEHLSWSWIFYINLPVGLICIAVCWPILRHRESQTARMPIDTVGLALLILGVGSLQILLDKGHELDWFSSNLIMILAIVAVITLSALVVWELTDHHPVVDLSLLGERNFLVAAVVISLGYMTFLGGVVVLPLWLQTNMGYTSTWAGIVTAPIGILPVLLTPVLGKHLDKLNLRLVVTLGFLIFTITFWWQSYFANNVDLASITLPRLIQGLGMVGFFTPMMVILVSRISPSHMPNAMGLANFLRVLAGSFGTSLAVTLWDHRASFHHQRLAETVHQANPYAAQGLETMESLGLSAQQSLLQVDRLLSREAFTMAANDTFWVAGCIFLGLILMVWLARPPFGSPGTPPPAVE
- the efp gene encoding elongation factor P codes for the protein MKTAQELRAGNVIMVGSDPLVVQKAEYNKSGRNAAVVKMKFKNLLTGANSETVYKADDKFELVQLDRKEVTYSYFADPLYVFMDADYNQYEVEGDNMTDALKYLEDGLACEVVFYDGKAISVELPTTVVREVTYTEPAVKGDTSGKVMKPAKLASGFELPVPLFVDIGDKIEIDTRTDEYRNRVK
- a CDS encoding GNAT family N-acetyltransferase — protein: MDGAQTETGAPTASAYGPAGEPLGSGHLRVDGCIDGLAVLEPWRGKGVGTALLDRLQESAAERSMGQVWLDVPRARTEFFQRLGFRQQGEAFLDSGIPCLRMIRQLPSVS
- the uvrC gene encoding excinuclease ABC subunit UvrC encodes the protein MCSALSVSNSTPDPKPEAPSFDAKTFLAGLTEAPGVYRMLDGQGRVLYVGKAKNLKKRVSSYFQKTGHSPRIGLMLQQVAQVEITATRSEAEALILENTLIKKLAPKYNILFRDDKSYPYIRLSGDEFPQLAYHRGGFERHSRYFGPFPNGLAVREAIQLLQKTFLLRTCENAVFAHRSRPCLMHQIKRCKAPCVGLVSAEEYGRDVHMAEMFLRGRHGEVIQGLTERMQVAADQLQFETAAALRDQVRALQAVLHRQYVSSTREEDVDILAVASLRGELCINLAMVRGGLHLGDRAFFPRDAVGDADPAEALVAFISQHYLEHPPPPRLVVGLDVAEECATVFEGKKVAVLLPRNEMERAWLLMAEKNAELAATARGQASSRAGERMEALRAALELAEPPQRIECFDISHTMGEGTVASCVVCVDGTMKNGEYRRFNITGITPGDDYAAMRQALERRYGKVAAGEGVAPDLILIDGGKGQHRMAREVLEELGLDHLRSIGIAKGEERRPGLETLFVSGRPEPLQLAPDHAGFHLIQEIRDEAHRFAITGHRARRAKARGHSALEEMAGIGPARRRKLLAHFGGLDGVRSATVEDICRVEGISRKLAEEIYRQLH